In Paucidesulfovibrio gracilis DSM 16080, the genomic stretch CGGCCAGACCGAAACCTGCCTGCAAATGGCCACCTTCCCCTTCATGGAGCCGAAGCCGGGATCCATCGGCAAACCCACTCCAGGCTGGGATATCGCCCTGTTGGACGAGTCGGGCGCTGCCTGCCCCCCGGGCGAGGAAGGGGAAATTTGCATCCGCCTCAAGCAAGGCAACGACCCCAGCGACGTGCTCGGGCTGTTCCAGGGCTACATGGACGAACCGGAAAAAACAGCGTCCGTCATGTTCGACGGATACTACCACACCGGAGACAAGGCCTGGATGGATGAAGACGGATACTACTGGTTCCTGGGCCGCACCGACGACCTCATCAAGGCCTCGGGCTACCGCGTGGGACCGTTTGAGGTGGAGAGCGCGCTCATCACCCACGACGCCGTGGTGGAAGCCGCGGTCACCGGTGTTCCGGATCCGGTCCGCGGTCAGGCCGTGAAAGCCACCGTGGTACTCGGGGAAGACTACGAGCCGTCCGAAGGGCTGACCAAGTCCATCCAAAACCACGTCAAAAAAGTCACGGCGCCCTATAAATACCCACGCATCGTGGAATACGTGGACGAGCTGCCCAAGACCATTTCCGGGAAGATCAAACGCAAGGAAATCCGCCTGCGCGACCTGGAAAAATACGGTGCCAAATCCTGACAAAAAGATTAACACTTTTTCTTGAAAACCACCTTTTTCATGCGGTTTTTCAAGGGATTCAACAGTACAAAAAAGGGTGCCATTTACGGCGCCCTTTTCTCTGTTTCAGGAGCATGCACCCTACGTTACGATCCCCCGGCCACCCCCCAGGGGCATGCCGCCACGGCTCCCCTATTCGCCCCCCGGTTCCAAGCCCGGTACGCCTGACCCAACGTGTTCAGCCCCAGGCAAGCCAGAAAACCGAACTGCGGAACAAAACAACGCAGGGAGCTGCAAAGCGGTTTCCAGTATCAGGTTTCCCGGTCCAACGTCCGGTAGTTGATGGCCTCGGCCAATTGGGGGGTGCTGATGTCCGGCCGACCATCCAGGTCCGCGATGGTGCGGGCAATGCGTAGAATACGCGTGTAGGCCCGGGCCGAGAGTCCCAGCCGCTTGACGGCCTGGCCCAAAAATTCCTGGCCGGTTGCGTCCAGGGCGCAATGGTGCTCCAGGGCCGATCCGCTCAGTTGGGCATTGGTGTGGATGCGGCGATGCGCGGGAAGATCCGCGAACCGCTGGGCCTGGATGTCCCTGGCGCACAGCACCCGCTCCCGCATACCAGCGGAATCCGAACCGCCCCCGGCCTGGCGCAGATCCTTCCAGGGTACGGCTGGCACTTCCACCTGAAGATCAATGCGGTCCAACAACGGGCCGGAAAGCCGCGCCCGGTAATTGTCCACGCTTCGGCGCGAACAGGTGCACTCATGGCGTTCATCCCCGAGGTAGCCGCACGGACAGGGATTCATGGCCGCCACAAGCATGAAGTCCGCAGGATAGCTAAGCGTCACAAGGGAACGTGAAATGGAAACCGTGCCGTCCTCCAGGGGTTGGCGCAAAACTTCCAGGGCGTGCTTCTTGAATTCCGGCAATTCATCCAGAAAAAGCACACCCCGATGGGCCATGGAAACTTCTCCGGGCCGGGGATAATGCCCGCCGCCCACAAGCCCCACATCGGAAATGGTGTGATGCGGGCTGCGGAAGGGCCGGGCCACCATCAGGGAGCGGTTGCGCGGCAACTCTCCGGCAACGGAATATATCTTGGTCACCTCCAGCGCCTCATCAAAGACCAAAGGCGGCAGGACCGTGGGAATGCGCTGGGCCAGCATGGTTTTGCCTGATCCGGGCGGACCGATGAATAGGAGGTTGTGTCCTCCGGCCGCAGCGATCTCCACGGCGCGCTTGGCATGTTCCTGTCCCTTGACCTCGCTGAAGTCCACAAGAAATTCGCGTCGTTCCTGCCAGAGCGCATCCACATCCACCCGCGCCGGTTCCACGGATTCCTCACCGGTCACAAATCGCACGACCTGCCCTAAATCGCGCAGGCCGTAGACGCGCAACCCCTGGACAACGGCTGCTTCGGCCGCGTTTTCCTCGGGCAGTATCAAGCCCTCGGCACCGGCCTCCCGCGCCCGCACCGCCATGGGCAACACCCCGGGAACAGGCCGGAGTTCGCCCGTGAGGGACAATTCACCGGCCATGTACCATCCGCTGAGCAAGGCCGGATCCAGCCAACCGGCCGCCGCGCCAAGGCTCAGGGCCAGGGGCAGATCATAGCCGCTGCCCTCCTTGCGCACGTCCGCGGGAGCCAGGTTCACGGTGATGCGGGCGGGGGGGAGCTTGAATCCACGGTTACGCAGGGCCGTGAACACACGTT encodes the following:
- a CDS encoding YifB family Mg chelatase-like AAA ATPase, producing the protein MIAKVSCAALLGIDAFEVTLETDLTRSGLPAFTLVGLPDGVVREAKERVFTALRNRGFKLPPARITVNLAPADVRKEGSGYDLPLALSLGAAAGWLDPALLSGWYMAGELSLTGELRPVPGVLPMAVRAREAGAEGLILPEENAAEAAVVQGLRVYGLRDLGQVVRFVTGEESVEPARVDVDALWQERREFLVDFSEVKGQEHAKRAVEIAAAGGHNLLFIGPPGSGKTMLAQRIPTVLPPLVFDEALEVTKIYSVAGELPRNRSLMVARPFRSPHHTISDVGLVGGGHYPRPGEVSMAHRGVLFLDELPEFKKHALEVLRQPLEDGTVSISRSLVTLSYPADFMLVAAMNPCPCGYLGDERHECTCSRRSVDNYRARLSGPLLDRIDLQVEVPAVPWKDLRQAGGGSDSAGMRERVLCARDIQAQRFADLPAHRRIHTNAQLSGSALEHHCALDATGQEFLGQAVKRLGLSARAYTRILRIARTIADLDGRPDISTPQLAEAINYRTLDRET